AGAATTCGAGAGGTGATctatgaatttgtctcctatgacaatccaatttttttggctttatccATTGAACGggttttgttgcgtgacagtgaaaacgatctacgGGGGACTAAAACGGTGAAGTTAAACGAGAAAGACTGGGGCAAGTACGCAACATACAAATGATACTCCCGAGAACGAGGTTATTTGGACAAGTTCACTGAAAACAATTTGCTTTGCTTACTGCTTACTGTAACGATCTTTTCGCTGTTTTTCCCCGAGATAAGTGAGTCTATGGGCGCGTTTTTTTATCCAaaattctggaataagaatggTTGGTACGGAATGCTAGGAATAATTCGGTTTGTCTGCATAAAAAAAACGTCAGTCGAGATGAGCGGTCCTGGAACGAGTAAACGTTGCGTTTAACAAATATGACGGCCGACGAAGAGGCTGACATTGCTGCCGTTATCGAagcaattttccttgtcaacaAAGAGGAGGAAGAAAATCGGGAGACTGTTTTTGGATTTGCTAAGTGTTTTGGTAGTCCTATGTACAAAGGAGAGGCAATCAATTGCCAAATTGCCTTTTTCTTGTACGAAACATCACTGAAAAACCTCGTACTTTTGGTACAATGAAATTAGAAGCAATGTTTCATTGTGTCCAAAAGTGTAACCTGATTTTTTCTCCGGTAGAGACGTATTTGAATCCGCAGCGCTCATCTTGccgcccgccatcttgaattttcatTCGCAACATTCTGTTCATTCTGCCCCTGGGAGCAGATTGGATGGAATGGCGTTCTGTCActtccggaataggaatgcgGAATAGAAAAACGCGCGCATTTTACATTCTAGCCATTCTCATTCCAGAATTGTGAATTAAAAAACGCGCCCTATGTTTATTTCTACGAACTATCCCTATTGTTGAAAATATATCGCGTATCAGACGATGCGACAATTCaggcctcagtctgcattttaaacctagtctgcattttatacccactctgcagtctgcagtctgtatTTTATACTGAACGCTTATGAAACTGcaaactgtgaagtttgatgacttaaatcctctccgttcttgagatacaatggaaattgtgacacccaaagTGACCCGTAAGATGGGCCCCAGGAGGTTGAAACAGTGAGTAACACTGCGGGCAAGATAAAGGCTTTCTCTTCTCTCTTATTAAGAAGCAAAGTGAAGAAAGAGTATGAGATTTTCAAAGCTTCCACGACTAAGCCCTGTAAGCCTAATGACTAAATTTCCAGTAAAAACTGCACGACATCAATCTATTGTAAAGTGACGCAACTCTCGTCGCGACCcgaggctcgatttccgccggtcactcgagttcgggtatcctccccgagacgcgtgagcgatagattgtatctgtgacgtaaattcaaaatttatgcgaagttaatagttgcgAGGAAATGGCATTAGACAACACAAAAGATTGATTTTAACTAAACAGCAATTACATAACTGCTTacacgtctgtgcgaagtttccagatgatgcgagcttgagtttgtggttaaatgatcaatgtgagtttgaattcaacccgGGCGAATAATCATCAttcatcaacaaaatcttcgGCCGCTTCAAATCTCTCAGCCGGCCTCACTGGTCCCCTAGTTCTGCCACCTAGAAACTCAGCAGTAACTTCAATTGATCTtcaggaattttacttgctcttataTTAGCAAAGTctcaggagaaattgcaatatCAATGGATTTCAAAGCCGTATTTTTCCCTTGGTGCCAACTGGAAAATAAGTGAAGTTTCCAAACCCTagggtagaaaacgacacaataccattctccagcttctcgaactcTTCCCATTGCCAAAATCTTGGAAGTTTCCCACCTTTAAGGTACTGCAAagctcgaacaggccgggtcaaagaataccttcgcagccacaACTTGTACCAAAATTGTAATTTATGCCTGCTCgattgtgcaggcgagtttctgattggcggatattaacaatggctcacctcacgcgtccagccgtgatttcgggagtgagcgctggctcatatcctgaaacagcggctggtaatcgagcctagtcGCGACTCTCTTTTTAATTTGCTCTCGTCCCATTTTGGGTTCATAGAGAGCAGTGTGGATCAGTGGTTagagtgcttgccttgagatccgcaGATCCCGGGTTGAAGACCTGTCCTTACCACTCGTTGAATtagatcctggtagtccctggttcaacttctcagctgcacttgtaaatagccaactgctttgcctccggccagttgggattcttaacaattcttgttgttcttgtttttgttattctgttctttcgtttcgttgattgtgtttcatcgGCGTTGAAAGCTGAGATTTTAAAGGTTGGTGCTCTGTTTTGCCCGTTCATTGGCCGTGAAAAACCCCTTATGACGGAGTGGTCCAGTCATTATGTATGAAAGGATAAAAACTTTTCCTGGCTCGTCAAACAACCATTTCTCCAAGCCACAAAAATGAGTCCGAAGGAATCAAAGCTATCTGTCAGTTGACTAAGAATTTCTATTGCATGAGAATGAAGACACCGAAGTTCTCTAGTCGAAATTTCGCCCCTCAAAGAAAATCAGGAAACGGCGAGTAGCATacagtattttattttgtgttaTCTGATATCCTGCGAAATATACATTCAGTTGAAGGAATTATTTTATCCTTGCAGCATAATTATCAGTAAATTAAGCCGAGAtaatttaaactattttaacAATTAAGTTTAAAATGTTTTGACTATTAAGTTATACTACAAAACTGCGTTTTTAAATAAGACCAGGGGATAAACGAACCCACTTTGTGGACTTACTCGAATCCCCCTAATGCAACTTTCCACAAAAGCATTTAAGCTGTAAAACGAACTTGTGATGTCTTCGATATTTGCAACTTTATTCACTACTACCATGACCAGATGTCTTTAAAACATCATATTCCCTAGAAGTATTCCGTTATCTCCTACGTATGTACACTGTTAGCTATCCATCCCGGTACTAAGTATGGATAGGGCAGATAACCTTTCTCGAATCTTTCATCATTCCTTTCTTTTATGATCGACTTGACGTATCCATGTAAGTAGTTGTAGTATTTCTTCACCACATGTCTTGCCATTGTATCCTGCAGACTTTGAGCGTAGTCGAACAAAGTATCATAGCGTAGAGATGCTAAAGCCATTCCTAGGGAAACCTGAGCCTGGAGAAATGTTCATAAAAAAGAGCGAAACGCTGTGCTAATGTAACGTGCTTTCCAATAGAAGAACGCAAGAAAGAAGGGGCGTAGCAATGATGAATGGAGCTAATCTTGAAAAACGGGAACAATTTCGCAATCATTGCTTTTTTTCACAAGACGCTACTTCGTGTCTCAGGAAACTAGGAAATATTGTTTCCCGAAATGCATCCCCGCAGTGAGAAAAAGAGTAAAAGTGTTTCTGAGGAAGCAAacgttcagaaacatttttgcttcccaAGAAGCTAATTTTGCTTCTGCGACAAATATTACGTGTTTGCGCAAACCCCTTGACTAAGAATTATTCAGTATGGTAACAATTttttccgcaacaatgtttcctcttTTGGGGAACCTAGGCGCAAGGAAATAAGCTACGCTTTCTttaccaaatcatttgctttttACGTTTGCCGTCGTTTGCGCTTGAGTGGGGGCCCAGACCGTGTGTTTCAGGGTGACCATAAGAGGGAAGTGGTGAGGGGTATACCAATTCCAAAATGAGTTTATACTACACTGAAGAAATGAGAGATAATTAGTAGAGATATTAAGGCTTAATTCAGATAATAAGGCTTAACTCAGTGTACAGAAAAGTGGAGAATATACACTTAACTTCTTAACCGTCGCGAGACTACTAGAAACTGCGAGAAAATACTCCATCATAGGGCTGCGACGGTCATTTGTCACGCCTATTATACCTGGGCTTACAGTCATTCTTCCGTTCTACGCAACCGTAATGAACTAtcaagaacggtgcctactaattaagtCAAAGGTACGTTTGCCTCGagttgtgattatgcaggaaaggtaaaTCTTAGCAAGTCTTtttgaaatccaacaagaaaatttggggtaaccacgcatttttcaaagataattcatgaacattatttgtaaaaagctctaaaatacaaagtaatgtatggcgttctttctcaaattaaagcttaattatctttaaagaatgcatggttatcgccaattttctttttttctactttctctgcatagttttaaaccacgcaaaatacccttgcattagtaagcatcgatcacctataggaaatccgagtatctggagttgcgcagaacgtatgcgcaataacaacagtaggcaccgtccttaagtcccTTTTAAGTTGGACGCACGGACCGTAAAGGTAACGGAGATATGTGCGGAGAACATATAACTAATACGAACTCACCCCACCGGTAAATCTTCTTGGTAGATTGTAAATACTATAATGATCGACTCCAACTCTGTTGTCTTTGTACAGCTTGGTTGGCATGTTGGGAGTCAGTGCTCCAATGTGGTCAGCGGGATAGTTGACAACACTGTGCTGAGCGGTCAAAACCCAAATGATGCGTGTTAAGTGCTTCTTAAAAGCCGCTTTAGTGGTGAATTTGGTGGGGAAGCGTTTTACCTGACGAGGAACAAGTTGGTATGTGAGGCTACGCGTTCGTTAGGTTTTGTTGTTTTGAGCACAAAATGCTGTGTGATAAGTTACAAGTAAACCTAAGcgtttacagtgcgacgcgccttaccgtggccacccaacaaactttcacaattgacaactacgtgtaagtTTGTTAACTCAAACAACCcattcaacggtgttcaacttacaaccgtgcaaactttgcaaggaggggtgactgtcaatcaaattcgctcACCCTGACtggcgtataagttttaaaaaactttgttaggtggccacggtaaggcgcgtcgcactgtaataaGTAAATGCTGAACCTGGACTACCATAAGTAATAGGTCACTCATAGACACTCCCAATTGAGATCATGATGTAATTCGCTATCGTTTACGTCTTTCTCTACATCATCGTCTTCGTCTTGATCCGTCTTGTTTTACCCCTCAATTTACGCGTAACAAGAGGCTTCTGGTACCCTACACTTGTTCGAAGCATTTTCATCCCATTTCCTTTTAAGTTCACAATATTTCAGTATTTTTtaatgttacaatatcttgctcaacatccagttcaattccgtagtccgaagtccaaagtccacattcctTGACCCAGCAAATTGATGGCATCGTGGATCTCTTTAGAGAAATCGGAGTCGTTAACACAGAATACCGAAGACCAAGAGAACTAAACATTTGGATACGACTAAAGACAGACATTTTTTATTTGTGTCAAATTTAAACTTTAATTATTATGGCTCGAGCCGGCTTACCTTTCCAGATCCAACAGAAACGTCTGAGGCGAAATTTTGTAACTCCTTGTCTTTCTTAATCTCTTTGTTTGACTTGTAATAGCTAGATTCACAAATAAAGAATGTCTTTACTTTCGCTTTCTCCCGTAAAAATAAATTCGCAGCCTTTGTTTAGGTTTTAATGCAGCAATTGAACAAGGTGGTTCTTCAAACTAATAATCATGAACATTGAACAAACTCGTTGTCAGCTTATCCTCCCCGCTCGATCTTATTTTAACTCTTTCAAGAAAAACCACGGATCTCCGGTAAATGGGTTTTTTTGATTGGGGCGGAATTGGAAATGGCCGTGGGGCAAGTTCATTTATAAAGATGTAAGCAAGTTTTGTTAGTGTTgggttagagcagttttcaagtgaatgtcgaaagtaattacgcgattgcaattggtacgcttagtgattggtttaaaatcTCTCGCTtatttatcaaccaatgagaatgAGAAGGAAACTCGAAGCCAATCGCGTctacttgcacgcgcgatttttcccgcgctttgagcaagttacatggaattgctacgaattcgGATTGGTTCATCGCGCTGTTTGcccctgctgtgattggtcgaagtaattactttcggTGGTTGATGTACCTTTTATCACCCTTTATCAACTCCTTTAATTCGGTGATAAAACCAAATGTCGTAATTTCGTGATTCagtgataaaaccaaatttcgtAATTTACTTACAGATTGACGTATTCGTTGACCATCCTTGTTATCGATTCGTGGATAAGCTCTCCATCATCTCTGTACGGAAAATAAGGTAGCTTTTTCTTGTCATTGAGTCCTCTGTTCTAAACGaacaaaagaggaaaaacaaaaactactGATGAAGGAATTTGTTTTGAACACTGAGAACTTAGCGGTCATGCTTTGGTTACGACAAATCGCTATAAACGCCAATCaggtaaccctaaccctaaccacaaCTTCGTTCCCAAGGCTCGTTTGCGGCGTTCCTCGAAAGTACCAGAACTCTTCAGGCCTTTTTCTGGTATCATAATTTTCTCTGTATGTTATGAACGGAGACATTTTAAGTCAACAAACTTCGCAATCAGTATTATCTTAAAACTTGTTTAAAGACCAGATTATGCAGGCAAGCAGACGGTAGTTTGGTAAATGGCTTTTCTGGGCCAAAACGTTTATCGGGACCTACGAGAAAAGGGCCCCAGGGTCGCTCTTCTCTTATCCCGTGCAGCAGGAGAGATACTGGATACAAGGCAAATAGCAAGGCATTCTATTGATTAAAAAGCGTCTTTAGCAAATGTCGGTGAGTGGTAAAAAAGTGAAGTTCATAACTTAAACGGTGCAACCTATTGAAGAAGACGAATTTTTAAAGTAAGTCAACGGCCTCTTGCCCAGTCTCCAAACTGTTTCAGTGGAAGCGAATGACAAGATCAAACTGggttatagaccttattccaaaatgaccgtaatttaaatattcttttgtttttattcaaattagccctcgatgcctcgttcttgagctgaaaattcaaaagaatattttgccttgaacgaggcatcaaggtctaatttgaatgaaaacaaaagaatatctaaatggcggccattttggaataaggtgtatggccTCAGTTGTGCTTGGCCCCAGGCTTCCCGTTTTGTCTTTTCCAGGTAGCTGAAAAGAGAGTGAAGAAGAGACACTatgatttgttttattttgtaaagTGTAAACTTTGCTTTACTTACCTTTATGTTGTCCAGGAAGTCGGTTCTCTCCCAGTTGAAATTCTGATAGGCTCTACGAATCATTTGAAAAGCACCTTCGGCTCCAACAGTTAGTAACTTATCTAAAGTGCCTTTTCCTGGCGCAACAAGAAACGGATATCCAAGCTTATTTGTCCCAATAAGGCCCCGGCAGTGATATTTCAGTATCTGGTGCATAGGATGAAGTTGAGAGAATTGCCGATTGACGCACACACATATAGGCTCCATGAAGAGATGAATGTTAGAAAGATGCTCTATAACTTGAGTTTGCGCGAAGTCTGTGGCTTGGAGAGCGTGTTTAGCCATCAACCAGAGCTCGCTATCCATCGGGGTAAATACTGCAGAATCTTAAGAAATGACACACTGGCATGAAATTATATCTAGTTTTGTGAGGAGGTAACGTGGCTGTTGGTTTAATGCGCTAGACAGTACCGGATTGAATTAAAACACTGTTATGAGCACCAGTGTTAGATGACTGATGGTTTTGTAGTCACTTTCAGTTCTGTCTGTCACGATATAGCTAACCAGTATGAATCttgccagttgggattctcaacTCTTATGGTCATCTGTAAATGATCTACAATGATTTCGTTAATTTCTCTCAAAGGTTTATCAAAGACGTCTTTTAATGAAGTACTTAATTATTTACTTATATTTTCTGGTAACGCGTCTCGTGAGATTATAATAAAAGAGGTTTAGTGATTCATTGTTCAAATGAAGAACTATTAACTGATCAATGACAAACCGAGAATCGGATGCAGAGCGCGGGTGGGAGGGAGAGAAGTGTGAATGCATGTCGCATTCGAGGGTTTGTTAATCAATTAACTGCATCAAAAGCTTCAAGAAACAGTTACATCCAGTCTGCGGTAAACCCTACCTTTAGAACTGTCCAGTTGAATAGCGACTGGCTTAAGACGGTTCGTCAGTGTGTGTCGGCTGGGCTTAGAGGCAAATATGGCGATCGGGGAGAAAGCGTCCATTACTGTGCCAAACGGGTCATTGCGTTTCGGCTCCAGTCCTTTATAAAGTGGATACTGGACAGCATAAATATAGCCCTCCTCTAGTGCCTGTGATAAAACAAGTCATGAAAAAATGATTGAATTACTATGACCAAATGTCTAGCtcattttaaaaagagaaaGTTGTGGCTAAGGTAGTTTTGTTGCCGATAACTCAGTTGAAGGTATCGGCATATGCGTTTCGCGCGGCCCAAAGCAGCCGCGTTACTGACGCATCACTAAAGGATTCCTTTGCTTTGGAAGAGCATTGCGTCACGCCTTATATCAAATAACGGCTGCCTATTGGACACCAATATATTCAAAACCAAACCATGCAGGACAGATTAGCTTGAACAACTAACCTGGCTTAGGGAAATATCCATGCCCAACACATCTTGCGTCGCTCCTTCCCAGTTAAACTTTGGGTTTAGTTTCCGACAAAGGTCAGTCCAGTCCACACCTCCAGTTCGTGCTAAACAGGAGAAATAAAGAATTTCCATTTCGAAAAAGCACTGGTTGGCAAAACAGTTTTTTATTTTCGTTCCTAAAAGAGTGCATTTTTTTACATCTGGGCAAAAATCGTCGTGTTCGTTTTCAAACTTCGCCATCTCAAAGAAAGCAACATCAACAGTTTGTTTATAGGGACGCGTGAAGGAGGATAAACTTCGGAAGAGAACATTTGTTCCAAAAAATGCAATGTTTTGCTCTCGGTACTCTCCTTTCATAGTTCCCTTTAGCACAGCTCGTTTCCTTAATTTGCAGCTTAGCTCCGAACCGGGTTCCGTCTTAAATTCTTTCTTGCTTGCTACGCGACATAGACACGTTATTCGCCGTACCAGCAAGACTTGAACTGTTTGGGACAGCCATCAATGGAAGCCTTGTTACATTTATCAATGATGGCCTGGTTACCTGGATCCCATGAAACCCTTTCAATGGCCATTGGATTTAGGCCAGCTAACCGCTGATCAGTAAAAACTTCGTCGTCTCTCCACAATGCAAGCTCCGATAGATTCCTAAAAGGAATGTTGGGGTCTTCAAACTGGAACTGAAAATACTTTGTATCGTTctgaaaagtaaagaaaaaagtaattttAGATGATGAAGAACTTTAGACCAAGCCAGTACGACGAGAACTTCAAGTTTTCAAAGAGCGCATGCTTATTAGAAGGCTCCTTACAATGTTGCCACATTACTCAAACCACGCGCAAGGATGAACACATGTCGCGTGTATTCTTGATAATTAAAAGAGCCAAAAATATTGCGTACTTCCTCAAAGGAACTAAACACGCTTTAGAAGACCATCACGGATCTGACGTAACACAATTTAAAGTATGCTTTCAGTCTTGAGTTAAACAGTCAGTACATACATGGTTTTACTTAGATACCTAAAGATTTCTAATCAAGCAATTTGTTTACACTTGACTATGCTGCTGCAAAACTGGCGAGGATGGATGAAGTTGTTTGTTCCTATAAAATGCTCTTTCGCCtataggtgttttttttttttttaagttttcacAGTTGTAGAAAATCTGGAAAAATCATCTAAAATTGAGAAAGTTACCCCACTTCTTTATgcaaattaaaagtaaaatgaCCTCGAATGATTTATGTGAAGCTTAAACAGAAAGAAGTTAAAATACCATGTCATTACCGTGACACTTCCTCTTTTTTTACTCTCTGTCGCGTCTGTTTTGAAAAAAGTTATGGACGCGATGGACGGTGTCGTTTTCAACCTCCTGTTTAAGCCTCACGTCAGAGGTGGCCGGTCAGTTTTAAGCTTGCTTTTCACTGGCGAGACAAGGATAAACACAAGCTCGTGCGCAGACACATTCAACTTCTCGTTAATCAGTGTTAAAGCAGAAGGTGCTTACGATAAAGACACTGATGAGCTTTAGTTTATTGCTTGTGCTTATACTGGCATCGCAAGTTAAAATCAGCCCTTggttaacaaagaaaaaatgcgGTCTAACCAATCGCTGGAAGTATTACCTACATCTGACACTGATATATTTTGCTTTCTACTTAGTTAGAACAGTGCGTCACGGCACGATTAAACTTTGTTTAAAGGTGTACGTTAATATCTAAACAACTTTTCAAGTAAGAAACGGATAACAACGTGAAAGAGGTCCCACCGTATTAACGCCATGGAAACGATTAGCGACGAAGAAGTTGTATGTTCTCGTAAAGTCTCCTTCCGTTTGAAACTCAGTTCCTTTGGTTTTGGCGTCAAAAAGGAAGAATAAACCGAGATTTTTCCAGATCGTGGAGTTGTACAATCGAATCCAGTGACTGTTCAGAGCATCTTTCAACAAAATCCTTAAAACTTCTTCAAGAGTCTTGTTTAAACAAGCGAAAGGACATTCAATAGACGACTTTTTTAGTACGTAGTCCTGTCTGGTTGCCAGAAGTTCTTGTTGTCGCTGTATTTTGCAGGCTTTTGAGGCTCTGTTAAAAGGCACAATAGCACATCCCGCAATTCCTGTAGGGAAGGGGCAATTCTCAATAATTTAGTAAGCTGTAAAGTGATGGAGAGTTTAAGGGTAGGTTAGGGTTGGTAAAAGTTTTCActgaaagtgctactatgacaaaagaatcaattcttcttttcctATGGATTTCATTACGACCCAAGTTTAactttgatttcaaaaagacacctgtttatttatGGCGCGcttttagtgtcaaaattcaaacgtaCCATTCATTAAAACTTTCAATTCGACAATTTAAACTTTCAATTCCGCAATTCAGAGTTTCGAATTcgacaattcaaatattcaattcggcaatttaAACATTCAGTTCGGCAATCCAAGTAGTCAATTCGCGTCACacgtcacaggtcattgtttgaccaatacagaaagaattctaaacattcattaaagatAACCTTATGCCTAATTGAATATAATGATGGGCCCTTTGCTGCTGGCGATCACGcgtggtacaaaaaccgccatactggagagcaaattgcgaactgggacatctaaaacaaaattttaattaagttgctttgttttagacgTCCCAttgcgcaatttgctctccgGTATGGCGAGTTTTGTACCATTTGACCGCCAGCTGCCAAAAGCCCATTGCCGAATATTACCGAATTGAAtgtttattagccaatatcaaaactaccataataccctttgtttgtccctccaaaatttgcacaagcgttgttttcattttctgttgggacttataatggttccaagagaaacttgaagcttatgcaaaatttttcaaggacaaacaaagaatattatggtatttttcataTTATCTGAGTTTGAATAGCTAA
The sequence above is a segment of the Montipora foliosa isolate CH-2021 chromosome 2, ASM3666993v2, whole genome shotgun sequence genome. Coding sequences within it:
- the LOC137992112 gene encoding polyunsaturated fatty acid 5-lipoxygenase-like; translation: MSRFTVIFLMYLAFVGDTKASELKDEMIRRTKEFKKSGIAGCAIVPFNRASKACKIQRQQELLATRQDYVLKKSSIECPFACLNKTLEEVLRILLKDALNSHWIRLYNSTIWKNLGLFFLFDAKTKGTEFQTEGDFTRTYNFFVANRFHGVNTNDTKYFQFQFEDPNIPFRNLSELALWRDDEVFTDQRLAGLNPMAIERVSWDPARTGGVDWTDLCRKLNPKFNWEGATQDVLGMDISLSQALEEGYIYAVQYPLYKGLEPKRNDPFGTVMDAFSPIAIFASKPSRHTLTNRLKPVAIQLDSSKDSAVFTPMDSELWLMAKHALQATDFAQTQVIEHLSNIHLFMEPICVCVNRQFSQLHPMHQILKYHCRGLIGTNKLGYPFLVAPGKGTLDKLLTVGAEGAFQMIRRAYQNFNWERTDFLDNIKNRGLNDKKKLPYFPYRDDGELIHESITRMVNEYVNLYYKSNKEIKKDKELQNFASDVSVGSGKVKRFPTKFTTKAAFKKHLTRIIWVLTAQHSVVNYPADHIGALTPNMPTKLYKDNRVGVDHYSIYNLPRRFTGGAQVSLGMALASLRYDTLFDYAQSLQDTMARHVVKKYYNYLHGYVKSIIKERNDERFEKGYLPYPYLVPGWIANSVHT